A stretch of the Bacillus sp. FJAT-18017 genome encodes the following:
- a CDS encoding Asp23/Gls24 family envelope stress response protein, with product MNENSILEMSEGMSGHGKVEIAPEVIEVIAGIAASEVEGVASMRGNFATGVVEKLGKKNHGKGIKVELTESGIKVDVFCMMKFGVSIPSVAQKVQDNIRQTLMNMTALTAEEVNVHIVGIQFETVKQEMPEVEQEM from the coding sequence ATGAATGAAAACAGTATTTTGGAAATGAGCGAAGGCATGAGTGGCCACGGCAAGGTGGAAATTGCACCTGAAGTTATTGAAGTCATTGCAGGGATTGCTGCTTCAGAGGTTGAAGGAGTTGCATCGATGAGAGGCAATTTTGCCACTGGAGTTGTTGAAAAGCTTGGTAAAAAGAATCACGGAAAAGGAATCAAGGTTGAACTGACTGAATCCGGAATCAAGGTAGATGTTTTCTGCATGATGAAATTTGGAGTATCGATTCCTTCTGTTGCACAAAAAGTACAGGATAATATCCGCCAGACATTGATGAACATGACAGCTCTCACAGCCGAAGAAGTCAATGTCCATATCGTTGGTATCCAATTCGAAACCGTGAAGCAGGAAATGCCTGAAGTAGAACAAGAAATGTAG
- the nusB gene encoding transcription antitermination factor NusB, with the protein MKRRTAREKALQALFQIDVSDAEPTAAIEHVLEEEQGDSYLSRLVNGTVEHKQEIDGLITRNLEKWSLERLAAVDRNLLRLGVFELKYCSEEVPANVVLDEAIEIAKLYGDDQSSKFINGVLSKVKQQLI; encoded by the coding sequence ATGAAGAGAAGGACAGCCAGGGAAAAGGCACTTCAGGCGCTTTTTCAAATCGACGTAAGTGATGCGGAACCAACTGCAGCAATAGAACATGTACTTGAGGAAGAACAGGGAGATTCGTACTTGTCAAGGCTTGTAAATGGGACGGTCGAACATAAGCAGGAAATTGATGGCTTAATTACAAGGAACCTGGAGAAGTGGTCTTTGGAAAGGCTCGCTGCTGTTGATAGAAACCTGCTCCGCCTAGGAGTTTTTGAATTAAAGTATTGTTCTGAAGAAGTGCCTGCAAATGTTGTATTGGATGAGGCAATTGAAATTGCAAAGCTTTATGGAGACGATCAATCAAGTAAATTCATCAATGGCGTCCTATCAAAGGTTAAGCAGCAATTGATTTAA
- the folD gene encoding bifunctional methylenetetrahydrofolate dehydrogenase/methenyltetrahydrofolate cyclohydrolase FolD: MAAKLIDGKEIAKKKRQEIAQKVKELKERDIHPGLAVILVGDNHASRTYVKNKEKACNEAGINSFMFELPASISQEQLLEKISELNHDEKVHGILVQLPLPAHIEEKTVIEAIAPNKDVDGFHPINIGRMMTGQDAFLPCTPYGILVLMEEIGLEITGKHVVIVGRSNIVGKPAGQLFLNKNATVTYCHSRTKDLEFHTRQADILVSAIGKPNFIRASHIKEGAAVIDVGINRNEAGKLCGDVHFEEVAEKAGYITPVPGGVGPMTITMLLFNTLKAASQSKPVLSRA; this comes from the coding sequence ATGGCAGCTAAATTGATTGATGGTAAAGAAATTGCCAAGAAGAAACGGCAGGAAATTGCCCAAAAGGTTAAGGAATTAAAAGAGAGGGACATCCACCCTGGACTAGCTGTAATTCTAGTCGGAGATAACCATGCTTCTCGGACCTATGTCAAAAACAAGGAAAAAGCCTGCAATGAAGCTGGTATCAATTCGTTTATGTTTGAACTTCCCGCATCTATCTCGCAGGAGCAGCTTTTGGAAAAAATATCAGAACTTAACCATGATGAAAAAGTTCATGGCATCCTTGTACAGCTTCCGCTTCCTGCACATATAGAGGAAAAAACAGTAATTGAGGCAATTGCTCCAAATAAGGATGTCGATGGCTTCCATCCGATAAATATTGGCCGGATGATGACCGGGCAGGATGCCTTCCTTCCATGCACACCATACGGTATCCTCGTTTTAATGGAGGAAATCGGCCTTGAAATAACCGGAAAGCATGTAGTTATAGTCGGCAGGAGTAATATTGTCGGAAAACCAGCGGGACAGCTTTTCCTCAACAAAAATGCTACTGTTACATATTGCCATTCAAGGACCAAGGATCTTGAATTCCACACTCGCCAGGCAGATATCCTCGTATCAGCAATTGGAAAACCAAACTTTATCCGCGCAAGCCACATCAAGGAAGGCGCAGCAGTCATTGATGTTGGAATTAACAGAAATGAAGCAGGTAAACTTTGCGGGGATGTGCATTTTGAAGAGGTTGCTGAAAAGGCAGGCTATATAACCCCTGTTCCTGGAGGAGTAGGGCCAATGACCATTACAATGCTATTATTTAATACTTTGAAAGCAGCGAGCCAGTCAAAGCCTGTGCTTTCAAGGGCATAA